The following proteins are co-located in the Paenibacillus sp. JNUCC32 genome:
- a CDS encoding HelD family protein → MTVILSDEIKHLKMIMGKLEDSLEELNQTVSRYEDEFKESMKDLWKNRSDMDSMEIFSNEQSIGRNVNLGEFTVKRREMIEKLMDSPYFARIDFRPNDEGGAEPFYIGRFSYVDQNGNMLICDWRAPISGMYYDFELGPAFYDAPVGKIEGEMTLKRQFKIKNSIMEYALESSIGISDEVLQKELSHTSDQKMKNIIATIQKEQNQIIRNEKANVLVIQGVAGSGKTSIALHRIAYFLYKYKDRLAAQNIMIISPNRVFADYISNVLPELGEEPVTETGFENIAAEMLNNSIHFERFAEQIELTLEGNDKKLAERIQFKSSMEFLSLLDEYLEYADDHLFFPCDCSFGKIAISKDFIQTRYHALKARPILQRMEEIAGNILEKIKSETRTKRNIPGKKEVIKKLVSMLHYDSTLSFYNGFFEYIKRPDLFSLKGKNKLEASDVYPYLYLKIFFEGIQGYDDIKHAVIDEMQDYTPVQYAVINKLFRCRKTILGDFGQSINPYNSISREDFVNLYENTEYVTLTKSYRSTYEIIKFAQHIQNNSIEPIERHGKEPEIIQCEDWNSELSVIDDRLEEFKNSGLATVGIVCRSIGQAEDFYRELKKKHEVSLLNSDSSKFENGIIITTIYMAKGLEFDEVIVPTVNSDVYQSEYDRSLLYIACTRAMHRLTLTYHGELTSILSSIQRNTNGINGERE, encoded by the coding sequence CATGAAAGATCTTTGGAAAAATAGAAGTGATATGGATTCCATGGAGATTTTTTCAAACGAGCAGTCGATTGGCCGAAACGTAAACTTAGGTGAATTCACCGTAAAAAGGCGAGAAATGATCGAAAAGTTAATGGATTCGCCGTATTTCGCCAGAATTGATTTCAGGCCTAACGATGAGGGCGGAGCAGAGCCGTTTTATATTGGGCGGTTTTCTTATGTTGATCAAAATGGCAATATGCTGATTTGTGACTGGCGAGCACCGATATCCGGGATGTACTATGACTTTGAGCTTGGGCCTGCCTTTTATGATGCTCCAGTGGGCAAGATCGAAGGTGAAATGACCCTGAAAAGGCAGTTTAAGATTAAGAACAGCATTATGGAGTATGCTCTTGAGAGCTCAATCGGTATAAGTGACGAGGTGCTTCAAAAAGAATTAAGCCATACCTCGGATCAAAAAATGAAAAATATAATTGCGACCATCCAAAAAGAGCAAAATCAGATTATCAGAAATGAAAAGGCCAATGTCTTGGTCATTCAGGGCGTCGCGGGATCGGGGAAGACATCCATTGCCCTGCACCGGATAGCTTACTTTTTATACAAGTACAAAGACCGATTAGCCGCTCAGAATATTATGATCATTTCCCCTAACAGGGTATTTGCCGACTATATTTCCAACGTATTGCCGGAGTTGGGTGAAGAGCCTGTGACAGAAACGGGGTTTGAGAATATTGCGGCGGAGATGCTGAATAACTCCATCCATTTCGAGAGATTTGCCGAGCAGATTGAACTGACCCTTGAAGGGAATGACAAAAAGCTAGCGGAACGAATTCAATTCAAGTCCTCCATGGAGTTTCTATCCCTTTTGGATGAGTACCTTGAGTATGCGGATGATCATCTTTTCTTCCCCTGTGATTGTTCTTTTGGCAAAATCGCCATTTCAAAGGATTTTATCCAAACGAGATATCATGCTCTGAAAGCAAGGCCAATTCTTCAAAGGATGGAAGAAATCGCTGGAAACATTCTTGAGAAAATAAAATCGGAAACTAGAACGAAGCGAAACATCCCTGGAAAAAAGGAGGTCATAAAAAAGTTAGTTTCAATGTTGCATTATGATAGTACGTTGTCATTCTATAATGGCTTTTTTGAATATATCAAAAGACCGGATTTATTCTCGCTTAAAGGCAAAAATAAATTAGAAGCGTCGGATGTATACCCTTATCTCTATTTAAAAATATTTTTTGAAGGGATACAGGGATATGATGACATTAAACATGCCGTGATTGATGAGATGCAGGATTACACGCCGGTGCAGTATGCGGTCATTAACAAGCTGTTTCGATGCAGGAAAACGATTTTGGGTGATTTCGGTCAGTCCATTAATCCTTATAACTCCATTTCACGAGAGGATTTTGTTAATCTCTACGAAAATACAGAGTACGTAACACTCACGAAAAGCTACAGATCCACTTATGAAATCATCAAATTTGCTCAGCATATACAAAACAACAGCATTGAGCCTATAGAAAGACATGGAAAAGAACCGGAGATTATCCAATGTGAGGATTGGAATTCTGAACTGTCTGTGATAGACGATAGGCTTGAGGAATTTAAAAACAGTGGTTTAGCAACAGTTGGTATTGTCTGCCGATCAATCGGTCAAGCAGAAGATTTTTACCGAGAATTGAAAAAGAAACATGAAGTTTCCCTCCTAAATTCCGACAGCTCAAAATTTGAAAACGGGATAATCATCACCACGATATATATGGCCAAAGGTCTTGAGTTTGATGAAGTCATTGTTCCTACCGTAAACTCTGATGTTTATCAATCGGAATATGATCGGAGCTTACTGTACATTGCATGCACAAGAGCTATGCATAGGCTTACACTGACCTATCACGGAGAACTTACTAGCATCCTTAGTTCCATTCAGCGAAACACAAACGGAATCAACGGTGAACGTGAATAA
- a CDS encoding MFS transporter, translating to MNLDKKQSQSWKGRTAAFLFGQGISLFGSQLVQMAIIWHVTLETSSGIWVTILTLASFLPQMLISPLAGVWADRYNRKLIMILSDGVIAITTLLLALFMMSGNTGNAVLPVIIIVSAIRSFGAGIHSPAINSALPQIVPEDKLSRINGFNGTIQSIVQFVSPIAAGAIMAIGPIYNILFIDVATAMIGISILSTLKIPKHQPVPKAEKTSALEEMREGFRFTWNNRFLRKLFATYGLYIFLCVPSGFLAALMIKRTFGDNIMFLTVSEVVGFAGSVLAGLLLGATGGFKNRVKTLFLGMLVYGVTSLAIGFTNVFWLFVALMFFIGFTIPFAQTSVYTLVQEKVEPSMMGRVFSLLKVMFSGFMPLGMAIFGPLADVVRIQTMVIVCAVPIILLAMNLRLSRSFYREGIHTPEAVGTGDNQV from the coding sequence ATGAATCTTGATAAAAAACAATCTCAAAGCTGGAAGGGTAGAACTGCGGCTTTTCTGTTCGGGCAGGGCATCTCACTATTCGGCTCCCAACTTGTACAGATGGCAATCATCTGGCATGTGACGCTGGAAACGTCGTCAGGGATTTGGGTTACGATTCTGACATTGGCTTCATTCTTGCCCCAAATGCTGATCTCACCCCTTGCGGGAGTATGGGCGGATAGATACAACCGCAAATTAATCATGATTCTATCCGATGGGGTTATTGCCATCACAACTCTGCTGCTCGCTCTGTTTATGATGTCGGGTAACACCGGCAATGCGGTTCTGCCAGTAATCATTATCGTGTCGGCCATCCGTTCTTTTGGTGCAGGGATTCACTCCCCAGCAATAAACTCTGCCCTTCCGCAAATCGTACCCGAGGACAAGCTTTCTCGAATAAACGGATTCAATGGGACGATTCAGTCCATCGTGCAATTTGTTTCCCCTATAGCGGCAGGTGCGATTATGGCTATCGGTCCGATCTATAACATCCTTTTTATTGACGTTGCGACTGCCATGATCGGAATCAGTATTCTTTCAACTCTAAAAATACCAAAGCATCAGCCCGTTCCCAAGGCAGAGAAAACATCTGCATTGGAAGAGATGAGAGAAGGGTTCCGCTTCACATGGAATAACAGATTTTTAAGAAAACTGTTCGCGACTTACGGTCTGTACATTTTCCTGTGTGTTCCTTCGGGGTTCCTCGCGGCCCTCATGATAAAACGAACCTTCGGCGACAATATCATGTTCCTTACTGTGAGTGAAGTGGTTGGTTTTGCTGGATCCGTGCTTGCTGGCCTACTGCTCGGTGCGACCGGCGGATTTAAGAACAGAGTTAAGACCCTATTCTTGGGGATGCTGGTTTATGGTGTAACATCACTTGCAATTGGATTCACAAACGTATTTTGGCTCTTTGTAGCACTCATGTTCTTTATCGGCTTTACGATACCGTTCGCTCAAACATCGGTTTACACCCTGGTGCAGGAAAAGGTCGAACCTTCGATGATGGGCAGGGTCTTCAGCTTGCTGAAGGTCATGTTTAGCGGCTTCATGCCCCTCGGCATGGCCATCTTTGGTCCCTTAGCCGATGTTGTTCGAATACAGACCATGGTCATCGTGTGTGCTGTCCCGATTATCCTTCTTGCTATGAATCTCCGCCTGTCTCGAAGCTTCTATCGAGAGGGAATCCATACTCCGGAAGCTGTAGGGACAGGGGATAATCAAGTGTAA
- a CDS encoding abortive infection protein: MKNQIHNSLYQKGINYDAGTNFNPGSLTRKIWRKDLLEQEIRIISEQLHCNSIQIYGTDINRLMESAIVALKNGLHVWLQPRLVEGNQEETLAHLSMVAQAAEELRKQYQNIDLNIGCELSIFSSGIMPGSNFEQRASKLFSKWWLLPWYNKKLNDYLRKACATARASFNGKLSYAAALWEQVDWKEFDIVGLNLYKMSYNESKYVKNLRKFHRYNKPVTIFEFGCCTFEGADKKGPSGHEIVDTTGTVPEIRGNAVRSEKAQANYILELLQIYKLEHIYGAFVYDFIMPNKPHSPDPRYDLDMGSYGIIKVYPEDSDQPYSSGYWEPKKAFQEISEFYKNN; the protein is encoded by the coding sequence TTGAAAAATCAAATCCATAATAGTCTATATCAAAAAGGAATTAACTATGATGCGGGAACCAACTTTAATCCCGGTTCTCTTACACGCAAAATTTGGCGCAAAGATTTATTGGAGCAAGAAATTCGAATCATCAGCGAGCAGTTGCATTGCAATTCAATTCAAATTTACGGTACAGATATTAACAGATTGATGGAGAGTGCAATAGTTGCCTTAAAAAATGGACTTCACGTCTGGCTTCAACCACGTTTAGTTGAAGGCAACCAAGAAGAAACACTGGCACATTTATCGATGGTTGCACAAGCAGCTGAGGAACTTCGGAAGCAATACCAGAACATTGACCTAAATATAGGCTGTGAACTTTCTATCTTTTCTTCCGGTATTATGCCGGGAAGCAATTTTGAACAAAGAGCCTCAAAATTGTTCAGTAAATGGTGGTTGCTGCCCTGGTATAACAAAAAATTGAACGATTATCTTAGAAAAGCGTGCGCAACTGCCAGAGCAAGCTTTAATGGGAAGCTTAGCTATGCAGCGGCACTTTGGGAACAGGTTGACTGGAAAGAGTTCGATATCGTTGGTTTGAATCTCTATAAGATGTCCTATAACGAATCTAAATACGTGAAGAATTTACGGAAGTTCCATCGTTACAATAAGCCCGTTACCATATTTGAATTTGGGTGCTGCACCTTCGAGGGAGCAGATAAGAAGGGGCCTTCGGGGCATGAAATTGTAGATACTACTGGGACTGTCCCTGAAATAAGAGGCAATGCAGTGAGGAGTGAGAAAGCCCAAGCAAATTACATTTTGGAGCTTCTTCAAATCTATAAACTAGAACATATATACGGCGCATTCGTTTATGATTTTATTATGCCCAATAAACCTCATTCTCCAGACCCTCGTTATGATTTGGATATGGGGAGCTATGGTATAATTAAGGTCTATCCAGAAGACTCCGATCAGCCTTACTCAAGTGGCTATTGGGAACCTAAAAAAGCTTTTCAAGAGATTTCGGAATTTTATAAAAATAATTAA
- a CDS encoding TetR/AcrR family transcriptional regulator, which translates to MASQEGSNPIRNDRREQILRAALQVFSRKGIIETKMSMVAEKARISKGLLYNYFTSKDELFTTLVEWALSESHRTMTYAYKLPGKPIEKIRILTEMILAEGDGTYFMLIHQARTSDETPEKVKELLKQYSMDTYVDELLPIFLEGQQAGEIIDIEPRKLIAGYLSVISGLMLLGIPEDGHFQQPDADLILRMIASNQ; encoded by the coding sequence ATGGCATCACAAGAAGGGAGTAACCCGATTCGCAATGATCGAAGAGAACAAATACTTCGTGCAGCGCTACAAGTCTTCTCGCGAAAGGGTATCATCGAAACCAAAATGAGTATGGTTGCTGAAAAGGCAAGAATCAGTAAGGGTCTTTTATACAATTATTTTACATCCAAAGACGAACTTTTCACGACTCTCGTTGAATGGGCGTTAAGCGAATCACATAGAACAATGACTTACGCTTATAAGTTGCCCGGAAAACCGATCGAAAAAATTAGAATCCTTACGGAAATGATTCTCGCTGAAGGCGACGGAACCTATTTTATGCTTATACACCAGGCACGAACATCTGATGAGACACCTGAGAAGGTGAAAGAGCTCCTAAAACAATACTCTATGGATACCTACGTTGATGAATTGCTTCCGATATTCCTAGAAGGGCAGCAAGCAGGCGAAATTATTGATATAGAACCAAGAAAACTTATAGCTGGATACTTGTCTGTCATCTCCGGCCTTATGCTGTTGGGTATACCAGAAGATGGTCATTTTCAACAACCGGATGCTGATTTGATCTTGCGAATGATAGCATCCAATCAGTAA
- a CDS encoding VOC family protein translates to MISRFHHAQITIPNGKEDEARNFYCGILQLKEILKPESLVGRGGFWVQVGDQQLHIGTEDGVNRLLTKAHLAYEVNDIKAIEKLLTDNGIEILKSVPIPGYERFEFRDPFGNRVECIKPV, encoded by the coding sequence ATGATTAGTCGATTCCATCACGCTCAAATTACAATTCCAAACGGCAAAGAAGATGAGGCGAGAAACTTCTATTGTGGGATCTTGCAACTGAAGGAAATATTAAAACCAGAATCCTTAGTTGGCAGAGGTGGTTTTTGGGTTCAGGTTGGAGATCAACAGTTACACATTGGAACTGAAGATGGTGTAAACCGATTATTAACAAAAGCTCATTTAGCTTATGAAGTGAATGACATAAAAGCTATTGAAAAACTACTAACAGACAATGGGATTGAAATTCTGAAATCCGTACCTATACCAGGATATGAAAGATTTGAATTCAGGGATCCATTTGGCAACCGAGTAGAGTGTATAAAACCAGTATAA
- a CDS encoding GNAT family N-acetyltransferase gives MEVYLEALSEQDFTTIIEWINQKDEDFIVQWAGLTYSYPLTIEQLKAHYSKGINTIESDVFIYRIKEAKQFVGTIQLCRFNKDLEEAVIGRFLIGETQNRGRGIGSKALKEIVKIGFEQFRLKAINLNVFDFNISAIRCYENIGFEKMNRKENVYQDKAGRTWNNIEMKLIKDNFVG, from the coding sequence ATGGAGGTTTATTTAGAAGCATTATCAGAACAAGATTTTACAACGATCATAGAATGGATAAATCAAAAAGATGAAGATTTCATCGTACAATGGGCAGGTTTAACTTATTCCTATCCATTAACCATAGAACAATTGAAAGCACATTACAGTAAAGGAATAAATACGATTGAATCGGATGTTTTTATATATAGGATCAAAGAGGCAAAGCAATTTGTTGGCACAATACAACTTTGCAGGTTTAATAAAGATCTTGAAGAAGCTGTAATTGGAAGATTTTTAATTGGTGAAACGCAAAATCGAGGAAGAGGAATTGGAAGCAAGGCATTAAAGGAAATTGTAAAGATTGGATTTGAACAATTCAGATTAAAGGCAATAAATTTAAACGTATTTGATTTTAATATATCGGCAATTAGATGTTACGAGAATATTGGTTTTGAGAAGATGAATCGTAAGGAGAATGTATATCAAGATAAAGCAGGACGCACATGGAATAATATCGAAATGAAATTAATTAAAGATAATTTTGTGGGCTAA
- a CDS encoding HAD family hydrolase: MKKFILFDHDGVLVDTEYWYFKAGERALADIGFTLDKDQYLRDMTQSLGTWSQARAAGINEQTISKQREVRNAYYQEYLRTETIEIEGVVETLAELSKYVRMAIVTTAKRADFEIIHEKRLIRQFMEFILVREDYELTKPHPEPYLTALRRFGATKQETLVVEDSNRGLNSAVAAGIDCAIVHNEFTKTHDFSQASYRIKTLIELKDIILL, from the coding sequence ATGAAAAAATTCATACTCTTTGATCATGATGGTGTACTGGTTGATACTGAATATTGGTATTTTAAAGCGGGAGAACGCGCTCTGGCTGACATTGGATTTACCTTGGATAAGGATCAATACCTTCGCGACATGACTCAGTCGTTAGGTACTTGGTCACAAGCTAGAGCGGCAGGTATAAATGAACAGACAATCAGCAAGCAGCGTGAGGTACGCAACGCCTATTATCAGGAATATCTAAGAACAGAAACCATAGAGATTGAAGGCGTAGTTGAAACTCTAGCCGAACTGTCAAAGTACGTTCGCATGGCCATCGTGACGACTGCAAAACGTGCGGATTTTGAAATTATTCATGAAAAACGCCTGATCAGACAATTCATGGAGTTCATTCTTGTTCGTGAAGACTATGAGCTCACTAAGCCGCACCCTGAACCTTACTTGACCGCTCTAAGGCGGTTCGGCGCTACCAAACAAGAGACCTTGGTTGTAGAGGATTCAAACAGAGGTTTGAACTCAGCCGTTGCAGCCGGTATCGATTGTGCTATTGTCCATAACGAGTTTACAAAAACGCATGACTTTTCACAGGCCAGCTATCGAATCAAGACTTTGATTGAACTAAAGGACATTATTCTATTGTGA
- a CDS encoding DeoR/GlpR family DNA-binding transcription regulator: MFAEERREKILALLNEEKRVMAKDLAEKFQVSIDSIRRDFSIMEEQGLLKKTHGGAIPSVKVRHAPPLPEKRYSEGTPQGNAIAKLAVSYIRENDTVFIGSGSLSYVLLKHLPDQIPLTIVTNSMRVADVLKERQGVETYLIGGRVKPSGNITDVLANEFIRQFKFDISFVTGGGISEEGIFVATPEVGAFGRAVSAASRRRIGIATHHTLGNEGFAKAGQIEDLDLLVTDEDADPVTIQRIQALGIKVIVAQVEGK; the protein is encoded by the coding sequence ATGTTTGCTGAAGAACGACGGGAAAAGATCCTAGCATTGCTGAATGAAGAGAAGCGTGTTATGGCCAAAGACTTGGCGGAGAAGTTCCAGGTTTCAATTGATTCGATCAGACGTGACTTCTCCATTATGGAAGAGCAAGGATTGCTTAAGAAAACTCACGGTGGTGCAATTCCGTCCGTAAAGGTACGACATGCCCCTCCATTACCAGAAAAACGATACAGTGAAGGAACACCGCAAGGAAATGCGATTGCCAAACTGGCTGTGTCATATATTCGAGAAAACGACACTGTATTTATTGGTAGCGGTTCATTGTCCTATGTGTTATTGAAGCATCTGCCCGATCAAATACCGCTTACAATCGTTACAAACAGCATGCGAGTAGCCGATGTTTTAAAGGAACGTCAGGGGGTTGAAACCTATCTGATTGGTGGTCGGGTAAAGCCATCAGGAAATATTACCGACGTACTCGCAAACGAATTCATCCGCCAATTTAAGTTTGATATCAGCTTCGTTACGGGGGGCGGTATCTCGGAAGAAGGTATTTTTGTGGCCACGCCTGAAGTAGGGGCATTCGGACGGGCAGTATCGGCTGCATCACGCCGCCGAATTGGGATCGCAACACACCATACCCTTGGCAACGAAGGATTTGCAAAGGCTGGACAGATTGAAGATTTAGATCTGTTGGTTACAGATGAGGATGCTGATCCAGTAACTATCCAACGGATTCAAGCGTTAGGCATTAAGGTCATCGTGGCTCAGGTAGAGGGTAAATGA
- a CDS encoding NIPSNAP family protein gives MFYRRKFYIVKNDFVEILNTHFNETNLPNQIKHGARLLGRWMTPTNNSTTEIFAIWEYDSFEKYEEIEANVRSDSEHLKRISNWYEKNGGRDYVYKEYILEVRNEQLISTIL, from the coding sequence TTGTTCTATAGAAGAAAGTTTTACATTGTAAAAAATGATTTTGTTGAAATCTTAAACACACATTTTAATGAAACTAATTTACCTAATCAGATTAAGCATGGAGCTCGATTGTTAGGAAGGTGGATGACACCTACGAATAATTCGACTACAGAAATTTTTGCTATTTGGGAATATGACAGCTTTGAGAAGTACGAAGAAATAGAAGCAAATGTCAGGAGTGATAGTGAGCACCTTAAACGTATAAGTAATTGGTATGAAAAAAATGGCGGTAGAGATTATGTATACAAGGAGTATATTTTAGAAGTGAGGAATGAGCAGTTAATATCAACAATATTATAG
- a CDS encoding phosphotransferase enzyme family protein — translation MDPHIKLLFLDEHATEGAARFGLSLEELSFIGGFQNFVYSYNREGCKYILRFTPSTLRAQKGLEAELEWIRYLAENGMSVSEPIPSVQGIDVERVSGKIIDFYATSFRHAPGRKIGYPECLNNPMLYEQCGRMTGHLHDLAKRYEPLTRRHSWERNDYLLLARKYLPPEHAPILRILVELKERLTSLPVTPDNFGLIHGDINVGNFMVDETGEITLFDFDECQYSWYTEDIANQLYYLLYVFGEDSKTERKVQYELFIEHFARGYTENGRRLPEGWKDQLLLFLKLREIIVFVGMNRSWDLRQPDNWTRDFLKDSRMRIIKGLSLIDDFL, via the coding sequence ATGGACCCACATATTAAACTACTGTTTCTGGATGAACACGCCACAGAAGGTGCCGCGCGATTCGGTTTGAGCCTGGAAGAGCTGTCATTCATTGGGGGCTTTCAAAATTTTGTCTATTCCTATAATCGCGAAGGATGCAAATATATTCTCCGTTTCACACCTAGTACTCTGCGTGCTCAGAAAGGACTTGAAGCAGAATTAGAATGGATCCGTTATCTGGCGGAGAATGGAATGTCAGTCTCAGAGCCGATCCCTTCAGTTCAAGGGATAGACGTCGAACGTGTCTCTGGAAAGATAATCGATTTCTACGCGACCTCCTTCAGACATGCTCCCGGTCGTAAAATTGGATACCCGGAATGTCTAAATAATCCCATGCTCTATGAGCAATGCGGACGCATGACCGGCCATCTTCATGATCTGGCCAAACGTTATGAACCTTTGACCAGAAGACACTCGTGGGAGCGCAACGATTACCTTTTACTCGCCCGGAAGTATTTACCGCCCGAGCATGCACCAATCCTTCGTATCCTTGTTGAACTTAAAGAGCGTTTGACTAGTCTGCCTGTTACTCCGGATAATTTCGGTCTAATTCACGGGGATATCAATGTAGGCAATTTTATGGTCGACGAAACAGGTGAAATCACACTCTTCGATTTTGACGAATGCCAATACAGTTGGTATACAGAGGACATTGCCAATCAACTCTATTATTTGCTTTATGTATTCGGGGAAGATTCGAAGACCGAACGGAAAGTGCAGTACGAACTCTTCATTGAGCATTTCGCACGAGGCTATACAGAAAATGGCCGACGGCTGCCAGAAGGCTGGAAGGATCAGTTGTTACTCTTCCTTAAGCTTCGCGAAATAATTGTATTCGTTGGTATGAACCGGAGCTGGGATTTACGTCAGCCGGATAATTGGACTCGCGATTTTCTGAAAGACAGTCGGATGCGGATCATCAAAGGATTATCGTTGATCGACGATTTTCTATAA
- a CDS encoding DUF3885 domain-containing protein — MNIIKEMKAHGPYIRFELGLDSLMDEAYRRESLRRALAIYRSIFGSEDDVIFIHRTSHSKSEKRVQKIHLKRFFTTRLRLLQSRTLPYEFDESDDELYTREWIVEVKTKELRMPYVLESIENGDFIRKPTSGGRIYLYNKSNDILFHMYDDRGCDVFSSDKSALLPLYHLHRKWILDYNRYEIDSIFDEGLAGIVETDEEKKLRWILDNKKVSDSGINLRRVNTCHILHHFEIPSENADKFEKEISFTSFAIRRLSITDDQFTFIATKTQAIALINYQTHLMSMFGKKYGAYKGWSFDKA; from the coding sequence GTGAATATTATAAAAGAAATGAAAGCGCATGGTCCTTACATTCGTTTTGAACTAGGACTCGACAGCTTGATGGATGAAGCATATCGAAGGGAGAGTCTTCGTCGTGCACTAGCCATTTATCGTTCAATTTTTGGTTCTGAAGACGATGTGATTTTTATTCATCGCACCAGCCATAGTAAGAGTGAAAAACGAGTTCAAAAGATCCACTTAAAACGCTTTTTCACAACGCGATTAAGGCTATTGCAATCGCGCACTTTGCCATATGAGTTCGATGAATCGGATGACGAGCTTTACACAAGAGAATGGATCGTTGAAGTTAAGACTAAAGAATTACGTATGCCTTATGTACTTGAATCCATTGAAAATGGCGACTTCATACGTAAACCAACATCCGGTGGGCGGATTTACCTATACAACAAATCAAATGACATTTTGTTTCACATGTATGACGATCGGGGCTGTGATGTTTTCAGTTCCGACAAAAGCGCTCTTCTGCCACTCTACCATCTACACCGAAAATGGATCCTGGATTATAACCGCTACGAAATCGACAGCATATTCGATGAGGGACTCGCCGGTATCGTAGAAACGGACGAAGAAAAAAAACTTCGGTGGATACTTGATAACAAAAAGGTTTCTGATTCTGGAATAAATCTAAGGCGAGTTAATACCTGTCATATATTGCATCATTTTGAGATTCCGTCCGAAAACGCCGATAAGTTTGAAAAAGAAATCTCATTCACGTCATTCGCGATTCGGCGCTTATCTATTACGGATGATCAGTTTACGTTTATAGCTACCAAAACACAAGCCATAGCTCTTATTAATTATCAGACGCATCTCATGAGTATGTTCGGTAAAAAGTATGGAGCCTATAAAGGATGGAGCTTTGATAAAGCTTAA
- a CDS encoding phosphotransferase has product MAIESKLQQLFREPIERITYLDPGYSGHASDVWLVKTAREERVVRSSRWTEAPTHEFWWGCLDLFGIDPRRMRHFEANVAMLGAISGFPAPRVHARAVIENKEYLIVEKMNGEALRSFIGQSDALLHQLGVWMAQVHLNRYDYFGNLSSGQIDRKESFHARMSQTIRQLVERDYKNDSNIMMQVDAIISELFILPLPDHFCPVFIDLDPSQFLIQDGMLSAVVDVEAYAIGPREFDFVGLEYVLDEISAVSFLNGYSTILDPPDLSKYRKVYRYFYRLLGVQGSVDLNQWFAKRAIF; this is encoded by the coding sequence ATGGCTATCGAGTCTAAACTCCAGCAACTCTTTCGCGAACCGATCGAACGGATTACATATCTTGATCCTGGTTACTCCGGGCATGCCAGCGATGTGTGGTTGGTCAAAACAGCTCGGGAGGAGCGTGTCGTGCGTTCGTCCAGATGGACCGAAGCACCGACACATGAGTTTTGGTGGGGGTGCCTCGATCTATTCGGGATCGATCCCAGACGAATGCGACATTTCGAAGCAAACGTTGCCATGCTCGGTGCTATTTCGGGATTTCCCGCACCTCGGGTGCATGCGCGTGCAGTTATCGAAAACAAGGAATATCTTATTGTCGAGAAAATGAATGGAGAGGCACTTCGGTCATTCATCGGGCAATCTGATGCGCTTCTTCATCAGTTAGGTGTCTGGATGGCCCAAGTGCATTTAAATCGTTACGATTACTTCGGGAACCTTTCCTCCGGCCAAATTGATCGAAAAGAATCCTTTCATGCTCGTATGTCCCAAACCATTCGGCAGCTTGTCGAGCGCGATTATAAGAATGATAGCAATATCATGATGCAGGTCGATGCTATTATCAGTGAGCTTTTTATACTACCATTACCGGATCACTTCTGTCCTGTGTTTATTGATCTGGATCCGTCCCAGTTCTTAATTCAAGACGGGATGTTGTCTGCTGTCGTCGATGTTGAAGCCTATGCGATAGGCCCACGTGAATTTGATTTTGTCGGACTAGAGTATGTGCTGGATGAGATATCTGCAGTTTCTTTCCTTAATGGTTATTCGACAATCCTTGATCCCCCCGATTTATCTAAATATCGCAAGGTGTACCGCTACTTCTACCGTTTGTTAGGAGTTCAAGGGTCTGTCGATTTGAATCAATGGTTCGCGAAGCGGGCAATATTCTGA